In one Cervus elaphus chromosome 9, mCerEla1.1, whole genome shotgun sequence genomic region, the following are encoded:
- the ABCA7 gene encoding phospholipid-transporting ATPase ABCA7 isoform X11 produces MAFWTQLMLLLWKNFLYRKRQPIQLLVELLWPLFLFFILVAVRHSHPPLEQHECHFPNKPLPSAGTIPWLQGLICNVNNTCFPWRTPGEEPGVLSNFKDSLVSRLLADARTVLGGPNAHRMLASLRKLMPILKAARTARATFPWPSDQPKEGLSLATQLLGTLLQGESLGSVLGQAQESMGSLVETAEDMAQELLELPSLGELWALLQRPHRPGGPLEAVAEALCSARGPSKPGGPSLNWYEASDLKELVGQEPAQALRDNSLSPTCAELTGALDTHPLSRLLWRRLKPLVLGKVLFTPDTPFTRQIMAQVNRTFQELALLKDIQEVWGLLGPQLFNFLNDSANIAMLQRLLQIQDKGRRQPRPGGGARVEDLRAFLNPHSSGYSWQKAHADVGHLAVTLGRVMECVTLDKLEAAPSEAALVERALKLLSEHRFWAGIVFLGPEDSPDPAQSPGPGHLRIKIRMDIDDVTRTNKIKDRFWDPGPAADPLTDLRYVCGGFVYLQDLLERAAVRVLTGTTPHAGLYLQQMPYPCYVDDAFLRMLSRSLPLFLTLAWIYSVALTVKAVVREKETRLRYTMRAMGLSATALWLGWFLSCLGPFLLSTALLVLVLKLGDILPYSHPGVLFLFLAAFAVATVVQSFLLSAFFSRANLAAACGGLAYFLLYLPYVLCVAWRDQLPMGGRVAASLLSPVAFGFGCESLALLEEQGEGAQWHNMGTGPTADVFSLAQVSGLLLLDAALYGLATWYLEAVCPGEYGIPEPWNFPFRRSYWFGSQTPKGPAPVLAVQDPKVLVEEAPPSLIPGVSIRGLEKRFPGNPQPALCGLSLDFYQGHITAFLGHNGAGKTTTMSILSGLFPPTAGSASVLGHDVRTSMAAIRPCLGVCPQYNILFDLLTVDEHIWFYGRLKGLSAAAMGPEQDRLLQDMGLIPKRHAQTHHLSGGMQRKLSVAIAFVGGSQVVILDEPTAGVDPTSRRGIWELLLKYREGRTLILSTHHLDEAELLGDRVAIVAGGRLCCCGSPLFLRRHLGSGYYLTLAKGPPPLATSKKGETGLKNSMDAGQKREPGGQASSAGAAQLWAIVQRQVPGTRLVKDLPHELVLALPYKGALDGSFAELFHDLDQRLGELGLTGYGISDTSLEEIFLKVVEDCAVDTGPEDGRPRQGSCLGISHPDTTRQLQVPPEETALENGGLAGSAPETQALQGSGPATTGRVHSWALTCQQLRALLLKRFLLARRSRRGLFAQIVLPALFVGLALVFSLIAPPFGYYPALRLSPSMYGSQVSFFSDDTPGDPEHTRLVEALLKEAGLEEPYPKSNSSRAPACARPVFCHFSVPEVPADVAEVLASGNWTLESPSPACQCSRPGARRLLPDCPAAAGGPPPPQAPTSSGEVVQNLTGRNLSDFLVKTYPRLVRQGLKTKKWVNEVRYGGFSLGGRDPGLPSGLEVGHSVEELRALLNPTPGEALEHLLNNLTAWAVGLDTQDGLKIWFNNKGWHAMVAFVNRANNALLRAHLPPGLSHHAHSITTLNHPLNLTKEQLSEAALMASSVDVLVSICVVFAMSFVPASFILVLIDERVTRAKHLQCMGGLPPTLYWLGNFLWDMCNYLVSACIMVLIFLAFQQRAYVAPANLPALLLLLLLYGWSITPLMYPASFFFSVPSTAYVVLTCINLFIGINGSMATFVLELFSDQKLQKVSRILKQVFLIFPHFCLGRGLIDMVRNQAMADAFERLGEGHFQSPLRWEVVGKNLLAMFIQGPIFLLFTLLLQHHNRLLPQPKLRPLPALGEEDEDVARERERVVQGATQGDVLVLRNLTKVYPGQKTPAVDRLCLGIPPGELVPTHTPQYLPGDPLAHSPPSGS; encoded by the exons ATGGCCTTCTGGACACAGCTGATGCTGCTGCTTTGGAAGAATTTCCTGTATCGCAAGAGGCAGCCG ATCCAACTCTTGGTGGAGTTGTTGTGGCCgctctttctcttcttcatccTGGTGGCCGTTCGCCATTCCCATCCCCCACTCGAGCAGCATGAAT GTCATTTTCCCAACAAGCCACTCCCCTCAGCGGGCACCATCCCTTGGCTCCAGGGCCTCATCTGCAACGTGAACAACACCTGCTTCCCGTGGCGAACCCCCGGCGAGGAGCCTGGCGTCCTCAGCAACTTCAAGGACTCCCT GGTTTCCCGGCTCTTGGCAGATGCTCGCACTGTCCTGGGGGGCCCCAATGCCCATAGGATGCTGGCTAGCCTGAGAAAACTGAtgcccattctgaaggctgcacGCACAGCCCGAGCAA CCTTTCCTTGGCCCAGTGACCAGCCCAAGGAGGGATTATCCCTGGCCACTCAGCTTCTGGGGACACTGCTgcaaggg GAATCCCTGGGCTCTGTGCTGGGCCAGGCCCAGGAGTCCATGGGCAGCCTTGTGGAGACTGCAGAGGACATGGCCCAGGAG ctcctggagCTGCCCAGCCTGGGGGAGCTGTGGGCCCTGCtacagagaccccacaggccaggtggTCCCCTGGAGGCGGTGGCAGAAGCCCTTTGCAGTGCCAGGGGGCCCAGCAAACCAGGTGGGCCCTCCCTCAACTGGTATGAGGCCAGTGACCTGAAGGAGCTGGTGGGGCAGGAGCCAGCGCAGGCCCTGCGGGACAACAGCCTGA GCCCCACCTGCGCTGAGCTGACGGGGGCCCTGGACACCCACCCCCTATCCCGCCTGCTGTGGAGGCGCCTGAAGCCACTGGTCCTGGGGAAAGTACTGTTCACGCCTGACACACCCTTCACCCGGCAGATCATGGCCCAG GTCAACCGAACTTTCCAGGAGCTGGCGCTGTTGAAGGACATCCAGGAGGTGTGGGGGCTGCTGGGACCCCAGCTCTTTAACTTCCTGAACGATAGTGCCAATATCGCCATGCTGCAG AGGCTCCTGCAGATCCAGGACAAGGGAAGGAGGCAGCCAAGACCCGGAGGTGGGGCCAGAGTGGAAGATCTTCGTGCCTTTCTGAATCCCCACAGCAGTGGCTACAGCTGGCAGAAGGCCCACGCTGATGTGGGACACCTGGCGGTCACACTGGGCCGTGTGATGGAG TGCGTGACTCTGGACAAGCTGGAGGCCGCCCCTTCAGAGGCTGCCCTGGTGGAGCGGGCCCTTAAGCTGCTCTCCGAGCACCGTTTCTGGGCCGGCATCGTTTTTCTGGGGCCCGAGGACTCCCCGGACCCCGCTCAGTCCCCAGGCCCTGGCCACCTGCGCATCAAGATCCGCATGGATATCGATGATGTCACAAGAACCAATAAGATCAAGGACAG GTTTTGGGACCCCGGTCCGGCCGCTGACCCCCTGACGGACCTGCGCTACGTGTGCGGTGGCTTCGTGTACCTGCAGGACCTGTTGGAGCGCGCAGCCGTGCGCGTGCTCACAGGGACCACCCCCCATGCCGGCCTCTACCTCCAGCAGATGCCCTACCCCTGCTACGTGGACGATGC GTTCCTGCGCATGCTGAGCCGGTCACTGCCACTCTTCCTGACACTGGCTTGGATCTACTCGGTGGCCTTGACGGTGAAGGCCGTGGTGCGTGAGAAGGAGACTCGGCTGCGCTACACGATGCGCGCCATGGGGCTCAGCGCCACTGCGCTGTGGCTGGGCTGGTTCCTCAGCTGCCTCGGGCCCTTCCTCCTCAGCACCGCGCTGCTTGTGCTGGTGCTCAAG CTCGGGGACATCCTCCCCTACAGCCACCCGGGGGTGCTGTTCCTGTTCTTGGCGGCTTTCGCTGTGGCCACAGTGGTCCAGAGTTTCTTGCTGAGCGCCTTCTTCTCCCGCGCGAACTTGGCAGCCGCCTGTGGGGGTCTTGCCTATTTCCTACTCTATCTGCCCTACGTGCTGTGCGTGGCCTGGAGGGACCAGCTGCCCATGGGCGGCCGCGTGGCCGCG AGTCTTCTGTCGCCCGTGGCCTTCGGTTTTGGCTGCGAGAGCCTGGCGCTGCTGGAAGAGCAGGGCGAGGGTGCGCAGTGGCACAACATGGGCACCGGGCCTACAGCAGATGTCTTCAGCTTGGCCCAGGTCTCGGGCCTTCTGCTGCTCGATGCCGCTCTCTATGGCCTCGCCACTTGGTACCTGGAGGCGGTGTGCCCAG GCGAGTACGGGATTCCCGAACCGTGGAACTTTCCCTTTCGGAGGAGCTACTGGTTTGGGTCTCAGACCCCCAAGGGTCCTGCCCCAGTCCTGGCCGTGCAGGACCCCAAAG TGCTGGTGGAGGAGGCGCCCCCCAGCCTGATTCCGGGGGTCTCCATACGCGGCCTGGAAAAGCGCTTTCCTGGCAACCCACAGCCAGCGCTGTGTGGACTCAGCCTGGACTTCTACCAGGGCCACATCACCGCCTTCCTGGGCCACAATGGGGCTGGCAAAACGACCACAAT GTCCATCCTGAGTGGCCTCTTTCCACCCACGGCTGGCTCCGCCTCTGTCCTGGGCCACGACGTCCGGACCAGCATGGCAGCCATCCGGCCCTGCCTGGGTGTCTGCCCGCAGTACAACATACTCTTTGACCT GCTGACTGTGGATGAGCACATCTGGTTCTATGGGCGGTTGAAGGGTCTGAGCGCAGCTGCCATGGGTCCCGAGCAGGACCGGCTGCTGCAGGACATGGGGCTGATCCCCAAGAGGCATGCACAGACTCATCACCTGTCAG GAGGAATGCAGCGGAAGCTCTCAGTAGCCATTGCCTTTGTGGGTGGCTCCCAAGTTGTTATCCTGGATGAGCCCACAGCTGGTGTGGACCCCACTTCCCGTCGAGGCATCTGGGAGCTGCTGCTCAAATATCGGGAAG GTCGCACACTGATCCTCTCCACCCACCACCTGGATGAGGCGGAGCTGCTGGGAGACAGGGTGGCGATAGTGGCAGGGGGCCGCCTGTGCTGCTGTGGCTCTCCTCTCTTCCTGCGGCGTCACTTGGGCTCCGGATACTACTTGACATTGGCCAAGGGTCCCCCACCCCTGGCCACAAGCAAAAAG GGTGAAACTGGCTTGAAGAACAGCATGGATGCTGGGCAGAAAAGGGAGCCAGGCGGCCAGGCCAGCTCTGCCG GTGCAGCCCAGCTGTGGGCCATAGTGCAGCGCCAAGTGCCCGGCACACGACTGGTCAAGGATCTGCCACATGAACTGGTGCTGGCGCTGCCCTACAAGGGCGCCCTGGATGGCAGCTTTGCTGAGCTCTTCCATGATCTGGACCAGCGGCTGGGAGAGCTGGGACTGACTGGCTATGGGATCTCCGACACCAGCCTGGAGGAG ATCTTCCTGAAGGTGGTGGAAGATTGTGCTGTGGACACAGGCCCAGAGG ATGGTAGGCCCAGGCAGGGTTCATGCTTGGGTATTTCTCATCCCGACACGACTAGGCAGCTCCAAGTTCCTCCAGAGGAGACAGCCCTGGAGAATGGGGGGCTGG CTGGCTCTGCCCCTGAGACACAGGCACTACAGGGCTCTGGGCCGGCCACCACAGGCCGCGTACACAGCTGGGCGCTCACTTGCCAGCAGCTCCGGGCCTTACTTCTCAAGCGTTTCCTGCTTGCCCGCCGCAGTCGCCGTGGCCTGTTTGCCCAG ATTGTGCTGCCTGCCCTCTTTGTGGGCCTGGCGCTGGTGTTCAGCCTCATTGCACCCCCGTTTGGATACTACCCGGCTCTGCGGCTGAGCCCCAGCATGTACGGCTCCCAGGTGTCCTTCTTCAG CGATGACACTCCAGGGGACCCTGAACACACCCGCCTGGTCGAGGCCCTGCTGAAGGAGGCCGGACTCGAGGAGCCTTACCCGAAAAGTAACTCCAGCAG GGCACCAGCATGCGCGCGGCCTGTCTTCTGCCACTTCTCGGTGCCTGAGGTCCCTGCAGACGTGGCTGAGGTCTTGGCCAGTGGCAACTGGACCCTGGAGTCTCCATcccccgcctgccagtgcagccgGCCTGGTGCCCGCCGCCTGCTGCCTGACTGCCCTGCCGCAGCCGGTGGCCCCCCGCCACCCCAGGCGCCAACCAGCTCTGGTGAAGTGGTCCAGAACCTAACGGGCCGGAACCTGTCTGACTTCCTGGTCAAGACCTACCCTCGCCTGGTGCGCCAAGG cctgaagaccaAGAAATGGGTGAACGAGGTCAG GTATGGGGGCTTCTCCCTGGGGGGCCGAGACCCAGGCCTGCCCTCGGGCTTGGAGGTGGGCCACTCTGTGGAGGAGCTGCGGGCACTGCTGAACCCCACACCAGGCGAGGCCCTCGAGCACCTCCTGAACAACCTCACAGCATGGGCTGTTGGTCTGGACACTCAGGATGGCCTCAAG ATCTGGTTTAACAACAAGGGCTGGCACGCCATGGTTGCCTTTGTAAACCGAGCCAACAACGCTCTCCTACGCGCCCACCTGCCACCAGGCCTCTCCCACCATGCCCACAGCATCACCACGCTCAATCACCCCCTGAACCTCACCAAGGAGCAGTTGTCTGAGGCTGCGCT GATGGCCTCCTCAGTGGACGTGCTTGTCTCCATCTGCGTGGTCTTCGCCATGTCCTTTGTCCCGGCCAGCTTCATCCTTGTCCTCATTGACGAGCGTGTCACCCGAGCCAAACACCTGCAGTGCATGGGAGGCCTGCCCCCCACTCTCTACTGGCTTGGCAACTTTCTCTGGGACATG TGTAACTACTTGGTGTCAGCGTGCATCATGGTGCTCATCTTTTTGGCCTTCCAGCAGAGGGCGTATGTGGCCCCTGCCAACCTGCCTGCCCTCCTGCTGTTGCTACTACTGTACGG CTGGTCGATCACGCCACTCATGTACCCAGCCTCCTTCTTCTTCTCCGTGCCCAGCACAGCCTATGTTGTGCTCACCTGCATCAATCTCTTTATTGGTATCAATGGCAGCATGGCCACCTTCGTGCTCGAGCTCTTCTCTGATCAG AAGTTGCAGAAGGTGAGCCGGATCCTGAAACAGGTCTTCCTTATCTTTCCTCACTTCTGCTTGGGTCGGGGCCTCATCGACATGGTGCGGAACCAGGCCATGGCTGATGCCTTTGAGCGCTTGG GAGAGGGGCATTTCCAGTCGCCCCTGCGTTGGGAGGTGGTCGGCAAGAACCTCTTGGCCATGTTCATACAGGGGCCAATCTTCCTCCTCTTTACACTACTGCTTCAGCACCACAACCGCCTCCTACCACA ACCCAAGCTGAGGCCACTACCTGCCCTGGGAGAGGAGGATGAGGATGTGGCCCGTGAGCGGGAACGGGTAGTACAAGGGGCCACCCAGGGGGATGTGTTGGTACTGAGGAACCTGACCAAG GTGTACCCTGGGCAGAAGACACCAGCTGTTGACCGCCTGTGCCTGGGGATTCCCCCTGGTGAG CTTGTGCCTACTCACACACCCCAGTATCTGCCCGGGGATCCCCTTGCCCACAGCCCTCCCAGTGGAAGCTGA
- the ABCA7 gene encoding phospholipid-transporting ATPase ABCA7 isoform X14, with the protein MAFWTQLMLLLWKNFLYRKRQPIQLLVELLWPLFLFFILVAVRHSHPPLEQHECHFPNKPLPSAGTIPWLQGLICNVNNTCFPWRTPGEEPGVLSNFKDSLVSRLLADARTVLGGPNAHRMLASLRKLMPILKAARTARATFPWPSDQPKEGLSLATQLLGTLLQGESLGSVLGQAQESMGSLVETAEDMAQELLELPSLGELWALLQRPHRPGGPLEAVAEALCSARGPSKPGGPSLNWYEASDLKELVGQEPAQALRDNSLSPTCAELTGALDTHPLSRLLWRRLKPLVLGKVLFTPDTPFTRQIMAQVNRTFQELALLKDIQEVWGLLGPQLFNFLNDSANIAMLQRLLQIQDKGRRQPRPGGGARVEDLRAFLNPHSSGYSWQKAHADVGHLAVTLGRVMECVTLDKLEAAPSEAALVERALKLLSEHRFWAGIVFLGPEDSPDPAQSPGPGHLRIKIRMDIDDVTRTNKIKDRFWDPGPAADPLTDLRYVCGGFVYLQDLLERAAVRVLTGTTPHAGLYLQQMPYPCYVDDAFLRMLSRSLPLFLTLAWIYSVALTVKAVVREKETRLRYTMRAMGLSATALWLGWFLSCLGPFLLSTALLVLVLKLGDILPYSHPGVLFLFLAAFAVATVVQSFLLSAFFSRANLAAACGGLAYFLLYLPYVLCVAWRDQLPMGGRVAASLLSPVAFGFGCESLALLEEQGEGAQWHNMGTGPTADVFSLAQVSGLLLLDAALYGLATWYLEAVCPGEYGIPEPWNFPFRRSYWFGSQTPKGPAPVLAVQDPKVLVEEAPPSLIPGVSIRGLEKRFPGNPQPALCGLSLDFYQGHITAFLGHNGAGKTTTMSILSGLFPPTAGSASVLGHDVRTSMAAIRPCLGVCPQYNILFDLLTVDEHIWFYGRLKGLSAAAMGPEQDRLLQDMGLIPKRHAQTHHLSGGMQRKLSVAIAFVGGSQVVILDEPTAGVDPTSRRGIWELLLKYREGRTLILSTHHLDEAELLGDRVAIVAGGRLCCCGSPLFLRRHLGSGYYLTLAKGPPPLATSKKGETGLKNSMDAGQKREPGGQASSAGAAQLWAIVQRQVPGTRLVKDLPHELVLALPYKGALDGSFAELFHDLDQRLGELGLTGYGISDTSLEEIFLKVVEDCAVDTGPEDGRPRQGSCLGISHPDTTRQLQVPPEETALENGGLAGSAPETQALQGSGPATTGRVHSWALTCQQLRALLLKRFLLARRSRRGLFAQIVLPALFVGLALVFSLIAPPFGYYPALRLSPSMYGSQVSFFSDDTPGDPEHTRLVEALLKEAGLEEPYPKSNSSRAPACARPVFCHFSVPEVPADVAEVLASGNWTLESPSPACQCSRPGARRLLPDCPAAAGGPPPPQAPTSSGEVVQNLTGRNLSDFLVKTYPRLVRQGLKTKKWVNEVRYGGFSLGGRDPGLPSGLEVGHSVEELRALLNPTPGEALEHLLNNLTAWAVGLDTQDGLKIWFNNKGWHAMVAFVNRANNALLRAHLPPGLSHHAHSITTLNHPLNLTKEQLSEAALMASSVDVLVSICVVFAMSFVPASFILVLIDERVTRAKHLQCMGGLPPTLYWLGNFLWDMCNYLVSACIMVLIFLAFQQRAYVAPANLPALLLLLLLYGWSITPLMYPASFFFSVPSTAYVVLTCINLFIGINGSMATFVLELFSDQKLQKVSRILKQVFLIFPHFCLGRGLIDMVRNQAMADAFERLGEGHFQSPLRWEVVGKNLLAMFIQGPIFLLFTLLLQHHNRLLPQPKLRPLPALGEEDEDVARERERVVQGATQGDVLVLRNLTKVYPGQKTPAVDRLCLGIPPGEVLLLSVPTCMA; encoded by the exons ATGGCCTTCTGGACACAGCTGATGCTGCTGCTTTGGAAGAATTTCCTGTATCGCAAGAGGCAGCCG ATCCAACTCTTGGTGGAGTTGTTGTGGCCgctctttctcttcttcatccTGGTGGCCGTTCGCCATTCCCATCCCCCACTCGAGCAGCATGAAT GTCATTTTCCCAACAAGCCACTCCCCTCAGCGGGCACCATCCCTTGGCTCCAGGGCCTCATCTGCAACGTGAACAACACCTGCTTCCCGTGGCGAACCCCCGGCGAGGAGCCTGGCGTCCTCAGCAACTTCAAGGACTCCCT GGTTTCCCGGCTCTTGGCAGATGCTCGCACTGTCCTGGGGGGCCCCAATGCCCATAGGATGCTGGCTAGCCTGAGAAAACTGAtgcccattctgaaggctgcacGCACAGCCCGAGCAA CCTTTCCTTGGCCCAGTGACCAGCCCAAGGAGGGATTATCCCTGGCCACTCAGCTTCTGGGGACACTGCTgcaaggg GAATCCCTGGGCTCTGTGCTGGGCCAGGCCCAGGAGTCCATGGGCAGCCTTGTGGAGACTGCAGAGGACATGGCCCAGGAG ctcctggagCTGCCCAGCCTGGGGGAGCTGTGGGCCCTGCtacagagaccccacaggccaggtggTCCCCTGGAGGCGGTGGCAGAAGCCCTTTGCAGTGCCAGGGGGCCCAGCAAACCAGGTGGGCCCTCCCTCAACTGGTATGAGGCCAGTGACCTGAAGGAGCTGGTGGGGCAGGAGCCAGCGCAGGCCCTGCGGGACAACAGCCTGA GCCCCACCTGCGCTGAGCTGACGGGGGCCCTGGACACCCACCCCCTATCCCGCCTGCTGTGGAGGCGCCTGAAGCCACTGGTCCTGGGGAAAGTACTGTTCACGCCTGACACACCCTTCACCCGGCAGATCATGGCCCAG GTCAACCGAACTTTCCAGGAGCTGGCGCTGTTGAAGGACATCCAGGAGGTGTGGGGGCTGCTGGGACCCCAGCTCTTTAACTTCCTGAACGATAGTGCCAATATCGCCATGCTGCAG AGGCTCCTGCAGATCCAGGACAAGGGAAGGAGGCAGCCAAGACCCGGAGGTGGGGCCAGAGTGGAAGATCTTCGTGCCTTTCTGAATCCCCACAGCAGTGGCTACAGCTGGCAGAAGGCCCACGCTGATGTGGGACACCTGGCGGTCACACTGGGCCGTGTGATGGAG TGCGTGACTCTGGACAAGCTGGAGGCCGCCCCTTCAGAGGCTGCCCTGGTGGAGCGGGCCCTTAAGCTGCTCTCCGAGCACCGTTTCTGGGCCGGCATCGTTTTTCTGGGGCCCGAGGACTCCCCGGACCCCGCTCAGTCCCCAGGCCCTGGCCACCTGCGCATCAAGATCCGCATGGATATCGATGATGTCACAAGAACCAATAAGATCAAGGACAG GTTTTGGGACCCCGGTCCGGCCGCTGACCCCCTGACGGACCTGCGCTACGTGTGCGGTGGCTTCGTGTACCTGCAGGACCTGTTGGAGCGCGCAGCCGTGCGCGTGCTCACAGGGACCACCCCCCATGCCGGCCTCTACCTCCAGCAGATGCCCTACCCCTGCTACGTGGACGATGC GTTCCTGCGCATGCTGAGCCGGTCACTGCCACTCTTCCTGACACTGGCTTGGATCTACTCGGTGGCCTTGACGGTGAAGGCCGTGGTGCGTGAGAAGGAGACTCGGCTGCGCTACACGATGCGCGCCATGGGGCTCAGCGCCACTGCGCTGTGGCTGGGCTGGTTCCTCAGCTGCCTCGGGCCCTTCCTCCTCAGCACCGCGCTGCTTGTGCTGGTGCTCAAG CTCGGGGACATCCTCCCCTACAGCCACCCGGGGGTGCTGTTCCTGTTCTTGGCGGCTTTCGCTGTGGCCACAGTGGTCCAGAGTTTCTTGCTGAGCGCCTTCTTCTCCCGCGCGAACTTGGCAGCCGCCTGTGGGGGTCTTGCCTATTTCCTACTCTATCTGCCCTACGTGCTGTGCGTGGCCTGGAGGGACCAGCTGCCCATGGGCGGCCGCGTGGCCGCG AGTCTTCTGTCGCCCGTGGCCTTCGGTTTTGGCTGCGAGAGCCTGGCGCTGCTGGAAGAGCAGGGCGAGGGTGCGCAGTGGCACAACATGGGCACCGGGCCTACAGCAGATGTCTTCAGCTTGGCCCAGGTCTCGGGCCTTCTGCTGCTCGATGCCGCTCTCTATGGCCTCGCCACTTGGTACCTGGAGGCGGTGTGCCCAG GCGAGTACGGGATTCCCGAACCGTGGAACTTTCCCTTTCGGAGGAGCTACTGGTTTGGGTCTCAGACCCCCAAGGGTCCTGCCCCAGTCCTGGCCGTGCAGGACCCCAAAG TGCTGGTGGAGGAGGCGCCCCCCAGCCTGATTCCGGGGGTCTCCATACGCGGCCTGGAAAAGCGCTTTCCTGGCAACCCACAGCCAGCGCTGTGTGGACTCAGCCTGGACTTCTACCAGGGCCACATCACCGCCTTCCTGGGCCACAATGGGGCTGGCAAAACGACCACAAT GTCCATCCTGAGTGGCCTCTTTCCACCCACGGCTGGCTCCGCCTCTGTCCTGGGCCACGACGTCCGGACCAGCATGGCAGCCATCCGGCCCTGCCTGGGTGTCTGCCCGCAGTACAACATACTCTTTGACCT GCTGACTGTGGATGAGCACATCTGGTTCTATGGGCGGTTGAAGGGTCTGAGCGCAGCTGCCATGGGTCCCGAGCAGGACCGGCTGCTGCAGGACATGGGGCTGATCCCCAAGAGGCATGCACAGACTCATCACCTGTCAG GAGGAATGCAGCGGAAGCTCTCAGTAGCCATTGCCTTTGTGGGTGGCTCCCAAGTTGTTATCCTGGATGAGCCCACAGCTGGTGTGGACCCCACTTCCCGTCGAGGCATCTGGGAGCTGCTGCTCAAATATCGGGAAG GTCGCACACTGATCCTCTCCACCCACCACCTGGATGAGGCGGAGCTGCTGGGAGACAGGGTGGCGATAGTGGCAGGGGGCCGCCTGTGCTGCTGTGGCTCTCCTCTCTTCCTGCGGCGTCACTTGGGCTCCGGATACTACTTGACATTGGCCAAGGGTCCCCCACCCCTGGCCACAAGCAAAAAG GGTGAAACTGGCTTGAAGAACAGCATGGATGCTGGGCAGAAAAGGGAGCCAGGCGGCCAGGCCAGCTCTGCCG GTGCAGCCCAGCTGTGGGCCATAGTGCAGCGCCAAGTGCCCGGCACACGACTGGTCAAGGATCTGCCACATGAACTGGTGCTGGCGCTGCCCTACAAGGGCGCCCTGGATGGCAGCTTTGCTGAGCTCTTCCATGATCTGGACCAGCGGCTGGGAGAGCTGGGACTGACTGGCTATGGGATCTCCGACACCAGCCTGGAGGAG ATCTTCCTGAAGGTGGTGGAAGATTGTGCTGTGGACACAGGCCCAGAGG ATGGTAGGCCCAGGCAGGGTTCATGCTTGGGTATTTCTCATCCCGACACGACTAGGCAGCTCCAAGTTCCTCCAGAGGAGACAGCCCTGGAGAATGGGGGGCTGG CTGGCTCTGCCCCTGAGACACAGGCACTACAGGGCTCTGGGCCGGCCACCACAGGCCGCGTACACAGCTGGGCGCTCACTTGCCAGCAGCTCCGGGCCTTACTTCTCAAGCGTTTCCTGCTTGCCCGCCGCAGTCGCCGTGGCCTGTTTGCCCAG ATTGTGCTGCCTGCCCTCTTTGTGGGCCTGGCGCTGGTGTTCAGCCTCATTGCACCCCCGTTTGGATACTACCCGGCTCTGCGGCTGAGCCCCAGCATGTACGGCTCCCAGGTGTCCTTCTTCAG CGATGACACTCCAGGGGACCCTGAACACACCCGCCTGGTCGAGGCCCTGCTGAAGGAGGCCGGACTCGAGGAGCCTTACCCGAAAAGTAACTCCAGCAG GGCACCAGCATGCGCGCGGCCTGTCTTCTGCCACTTCTCGGTGCCTGAGGTCCCTGCAGACGTGGCTGAGGTCTTGGCCAGTGGCAACTGGACCCTGGAGTCTCCATcccccgcctgccagtgcagccgGCCTGGTGCCCGCCGCCTGCTGCCTGACTGCCCTGCCGCAGCCGGTGGCCCCCCGCCACCCCAGGCGCCAACCAGCTCTGGTGAAGTGGTCCAGAACCTAACGGGCCGGAACCTGTCTGACTTCCTGGTCAAGACCTACCCTCGCCTGGTGCGCCAAGG cctgaagaccaAGAAATGGGTGAACGAGGTCAG GTATGGGGGCTTCTCCCTGGGGGGCCGAGACCCAGGCCTGCCCTCGGGCTTGGAGGTGGGCCACTCTGTGGAGGAGCTGCGGGCACTGCTGAACCCCACACCAGGCGAGGCCCTCGAGCACCTCCTGAACAACCTCACAGCATGGGCTGTTGGTCTGGACACTCAGGATGGCCTCAAG ATCTGGTTTAACAACAAGGGCTGGCACGCCATGGTTGCCTTTGTAAACCGAGCCAACAACGCTCTCCTACGCGCCCACCTGCCACCAGGCCTCTCCCACCATGCCCACAGCATCACCACGCTCAATCACCCCCTGAACCTCACCAAGGAGCAGTTGTCTGAGGCTGCGCT GATGGCCTCCTCAGTGGACGTGCTTGTCTCCATCTGCGTGGTCTTCGCCATGTCCTTTGTCCCGGCCAGCTTCATCCTTGTCCTCATTGACGAGCGTGTCACCCGAGCCAAACACCTGCAGTGCATGGGAGGCCTGCCCCCCACTCTCTACTGGCTTGGCAACTTTCTCTGGGACATG TGTAACTACTTGGTGTCAGCGTGCATCATGGTGCTCATCTTTTTGGCCTTCCAGCAGAGGGCGTATGTGGCCCCTGCCAACCTGCCTGCCCTCCTGCTGTTGCTACTACTGTACGG CTGGTCGATCACGCCACTCATGTACCCAGCCTCCTTCTTCTTCTCCGTGCCCAGCACAGCCTATGTTGTGCTCACCTGCATCAATCTCTTTATTGGTATCAATGGCAGCATGGCCACCTTCGTGCTCGAGCTCTTCTCTGATCAG AAGTTGCAGAAGGTGAGCCGGATCCTGAAACAGGTCTTCCTTATCTTTCCTCACTTCTGCTTGGGTCGGGGCCTCATCGACATGGTGCGGAACCAGGCCATGGCTGATGCCTTTGAGCGCTTGG GAGAGGGGCATTTCCAGTCGCCCCTGCGTTGGGAGGTGGTCGGCAAGAACCTCTTGGCCATGTTCATACAGGGGCCAATCTTCCTCCTCTTTACACTACTGCTTCAGCACCACAACCGCCTCCTACCACA ACCCAAGCTGAGGCCACTACCTGCCCTGGGAGAGGAGGATGAGGATGTGGCCCGTGAGCGGGAACGGGTAGTACAAGGGGCCACCCAGGGGGATGTGTTGGTACTGAGGAACCTGACCAAG GTGTACCCTGGGCAGAAGACACCAGCTGTTGACCGCCTGTGCCTGGGGATTCCCCCTGGTGAG GTGCTCTTGCTGTCGGTACCCACTTGCATGGCATGA